A single window of Athene noctua chromosome 1, bAthNoc1.hap1.1, whole genome shotgun sequence DNA harbors:
- the THAP12 gene encoding 52 kDa repressor of the inhibitor of the protein kinase isoform X2, producing MICRSSPYRTVLRDNAVPTIFDLTSHLNNPHSRHRKRIKELSEDEIRTLKQQKIEEAFEREQATQELNESNERNTVSEEGGEEQEEEAVPLTLEERENKDYLKSLFEILILMGKQNIPLDGHSVVELPEGIFTSDNFQALLEYRINAGDEVLRKRFEMTAVNLEYCSKTQQKQMLEICESCVREETLREVRDSHFFSIVTDEVVDIAGEEHLPVLVRFVDDSHNLREEFIGFLPYEADPEILAVKFHTTITEKWGLNMEYCRGQAYIVSSGFASKMKVVATRLLEKYPQAVYTLCSSCALNVWLAKSVPVVGVSIALGTIEEVCCLFNQSPQLLEELDNMISVLFQNNKEKANELKEICRSQWTGRHDTFEVLVDLMQALVLCLDAVSSDSSVRWNNFIAGRAFVLSSALTDFDFIVTVVILKNVLSFTRAFGKNLQGQTSDVFFAAGSLTAVLHSLNEVMENIEVYHEFWFEEATNLATKLDVQIKLPGKFRRAQQGNLDSEVTSENYYKEILSVPTVEHIIQELKDIFSEQHLKALKCLSLVPSVMGQLKFNTSEEHHADMYKNDLPNPDTLSAELHCWRIKWKHRGKDIELPATIYEALHLPDIKFFPNVYALLKVLCILPVMKVENEKYEIGRKRLKAYLKNTLTEQRSSNLALLNINFDIKHDLDLMVDTYIKLYPGKVEFQEDFIPSNNSEVTEDA from the coding sequence TTGAGGAAGCTTTTGAACGGGAACAGGCAACTCAAGAACTGAATGAAAGCAATGAACGAAATACTGTCtcagaggaaggaggggaagaacAAGAGGAAGAAGCAGTCCCCTTAACActggaggaaagagaaaacaaagattaCCTTAAATCTCTCTTCGAAATTTTGATCCTGATGGGGAAACAAAATATTCCTTTGGATGGCCATAGTGTTGTTGAGCTTCCAGAAGGTATTTTTACTTCAGACAACTTTCAGGCTCTACTGGAATATAGAATAAATGCTGGAGATGAAGTTCTGAGGAAACGATTTGAGATGACTGCAGTCAACCTTGAGTACTGTTCAAAAACTCAGCAGAAACAAATGCTTGAGATCTGTGAAAGCTGTGTTAGAGAGGAGACGCTGAGGGAAGTAAGAGACTCGCACTTCTTTTCTATTGTCACTGATGAAGTAGTAGATATAGCAGGAGAGGAGCATTTGCCGGTGTTGGTGAGATTTGTTGATGATTCTCATAATCTGAGAGAAGAATTCATAGGGTTTTTACCGTATGAGGCTGATCCTGAAATTCTAGCTGTTAAATTCCACACAACTATTACTGAAAAGTGGGGTCTAAACATGGAGTACTGTCGAGGTCAAGCCTACATTGTCTCCAGTGGGTTTGCTTCTAAAATGAAAGTTGTGGCTACAAGACTCTTGGAAAAGTATCCCCAAGCTGTGTATACGCTGTGTTCCTCTTGTGCCTTAAACGTTTGGCTGGCAAAATCTGTCCCTGTTGTTGGTGTTTCTATTGCATTAGGAACAATCGAAGAAGTCTGCTGTCTTTTTAATCAGTCTCCGCAATTACTAGAAGAACTGGACAACATGATTTCTGTCCTTTTTCAGAACAATAAGGAGAAGGCTAATGAGCTGAAGGAGATCTGCCGTTCTCAGTGGACAGGCAGGCATGATACTTTTGAGGTTTTAGTGGACCTCATGCAAGCGTTGGTCCTATGCTTGGATGCGGTAAGCAGCGACTCATCTGTCAGGTGGAACAACTTTATTGCTGGTCGAGCATTTGTTCTTTCAAGTGCATTAACAGATTTTGACTTCATTGTCACCGTTGTAATTCTGAAAAACGTGCTGTCTTTTACAAGAGCATTTGGAAAAAATCTCCAAGGACAAACATCAGATGTGTTCTTTGCAGCTGGCAGCTTAACAGCAGTGTTGCATTCTCTGAATGAAGTGATGGAGAATATTGAAGTTTACCATGAATTTTGGTTTGAGGAAGCAACAAATTTGGCTACAAAACTGGATGTACAAATTAAACTCCCAGGAAAATTTCGCAGGGCACAGCAGGGGAACTTGGATTCTGAGGTAACTTCAGAAAACTACTACAAAGAAATCCTTAGTGTCCCCACAGTGGAGCATATAATTCAAGAATTAAAAGATATATTCTCAGAACAACATTTAAAAGCTCTTAAGTGTTTATCATTGGTGCCCTCAGTCATGGGGCAACTGAAATTCAATACATCTGAGGAGCATCACGCTGACATGTATAAAAATGACTTGCCTAATCCAGACACGCTTTCTGCTGAGCTTCATTGTTGGAGAATAAAGTGGAAGCACAGAGGAAAAGATATTGAACTTCCAGCTACTATTTATGAAGCACTTCACTTGCCCGACATAAAGTTTTTCCCTAATGTTTATGCATTGCTTAAAGTCTTGTGCATACTTCCAGTGATGAAGGTGgagaatgaaaaatatgaaattggACGAAAGCGCTTAAAAGCATACCTGAAAAACACCTTGACAGAGCAAAGGTCAAGCAACCTAGCTCTGCTGAACATAAACTTCGATATAAAACATGACCTAGATTTAATGGTGGACACCTACATTAAACTCTATCCAGGTAAAGTGGAATTTCAAGAGGACTTTATTCCTTCAAACAACTCCGAAGTAACAGAAGATGCTTAA